The proteins below come from a single Aegilops tauschii subsp. strangulata cultivar AL8/78 chromosome 6, Aet v6.0, whole genome shotgun sequence genomic window:
- the LOC141026008 gene encoding LOW QUALITY PROTEIN: uncharacterized protein (The sequence of the model RefSeq protein was modified relative to this genomic sequence to represent the inferred CDS: substituted 2 bases at 2 genomic stop codons), translating to MPQILRYYLDDSMTLVPHGAGGSTVTLSLPPLTTENYTVWAIKAEAILDVASLWEAVSPADIAAVDGKKDKTAKAQLFGALSEDLLMQVSTKKTAKDVWDSLKTRFVGADRVKEARLSTLRWEFDKLRMEAGESLDVYASKIGGMVARYTGLGSTLVGATMVKKLLDTVPDRLYSVVAGIEKFCVVETMAFEEALSRLKAFDERFRRRMXDNGXRSGVELLLTEAEWHAQTKVKSSGKKGRCYNCGIRGHFRWECTKPPKEEALLANADAEPGLL from the coding sequence ATGCCCCAGATCCTGCGCTACTACCTCGACGACTCCATGACGTTGGTACCACACGGCGCCGGAGGGAGCAcggtgacgctctccttgccgCCGCTCACGACGGAGAACTACACGGTGTGGGCGATCAAGGCGGAGGCCATCCTCGACGTTGCGAGCCTTTGGGAGGCCGTGTCTCCGGCGGACATCGCGGCGGTGGATGGGAAGAAGGATAAGACGGCGAAGGCGCAGCTCTTTGGCGCGCTCTCGGAGGACCTTCTCATGCAGGTGTCGACGAAGAAGACGGCGAAGGATGTGTGGGACAGCCTCAAGACGAGGTTCGTCGGTGCCGACCGCGTCAAGGAGGCGCGGCTCTCCACTCTTCGCTGGGAGTTTGACAAGTTGCGCATGGAGGCGGGCGAGTCACTGGACGTGTACGCCAGCAAGATCGGCGGCATGGTGGCGAGGTACACCGGCCTCGGCTCCACGCTCGTCGGCGCCACCATGGTGAAGAAGCTCCTCGACACGGTACCCGACCGGTTGTATTCCGTGGTGGCCGGGATCGAGAAGTTTTGCGTTGTGGAGACCATGGCGTTCGAGGAGGCGCTGAGCAGGCTCAAGGCGTTTGACGAGCGCTTCCGGCGGCGCATGTAGGACAACGGCTAACGGAGCGGTGTCGAACTCCTACTCACGGAAGCTGAGTGGCACGCTCAGACGAAGGTCAAGTCTTCGGGAAAGAAAGGGAGATGCTACAACTGTGGCATTCGCGGACACTTCCGTTGGGAGTGCACGAAGCCACCTAAGGAGGAGGCACTGCTCGCCAATGCCGATGCCGAACCAGGCCTTCTGTAG